Proteins encoded together in one Megalops cyprinoides isolate fMegCyp1 chromosome 20, fMegCyp1.pri, whole genome shotgun sequence window:
- the per2 gene encoding period circadian protein homolog 2 isoform X4 has product MSEDSDSKPYLFSGLEGQDGAAAACGSMSQLHRMGGFGEGRDLGLASEGSDSSSQDPGASPHSDRKRARSLHEEDVEMKSSGSSGSGTESHGNESHGNDSHGNESHGNESTGSSNGNSKDSALLESSGSNKSSNSHSPSPPSSSNAFSLLSASSEHDNPSTSGCSSEESAKAKTQKELIKTLKELKLHLPAEKRHKGSKSSTLNTLKYALRCVKQVEANEEYYQLLMINDSQPSGLDVSSYTIEEIDGITSEYTLKNTDIFAVAVSLITGKIVYISDQAASILNCKRDVFKNAKFVEFLTPQDVSVFYSFTTPYRLPSWSMCTGAESSPSDCMQEKSFFCRISGGREREGDLQYYPFRMTPYLMKVQDTEHAEDQFCCLLLAERVHSGYEAPRIPTDKRIFTTTHTPGCVFQDVDERAVPLLGFLPQDLIGTPVLLHLHPNDRPIMLAIHRKILQYAGQPFDHSSIRFCARNGEYVTIDTSWSSFVNPWSRKVSFVIGRHKVRMGPVNEDVFAAPPFTEGKTMDSDIQEITEQIHRLLLQPVHNNGSSGYGSLGSNEHLLSVASSSDSNGGRARQEEEESHKAKPRTFQEICKGVHMQKSQDQQGLMGFAGKPEPKRGFGTEFQQKSPVVRPKDSAAPLMGKENVACMEDRAAVHEELAYKDQTVYSYQQISCLDSVIRYLESCSIPITVKRKCESSSNTTSSNSDEDKQKAPDNAMQVSEAEPELLEAEPRGLPSMKAHKKPSPAAVGSSLAPLALPSKAESVVSITSQCSYSSTIVHVGDKKPQPESEIIEDVAGTGEAGEGAGPAPPPSAVSPPTQEREAYKKLGLTKQVLAAHTQKEEQAFLCRFRELRGVRAFQADCSHYLDRHRGQPPTEAAAATRGRKQGGGAEPASRRGGRNKKTKSKRMKQQESSDSTVSHRKQPLRPPLQSLNQTSWSPSDTSQSTLPIPYPTVMSAYPLQVYPGTGPVAPRVDPSLSGFGDSQCSQDPRLTMQPSPYSTPLVTPMVALVLPNYMFPQMGSTPRQPFYPEQTNFPPQPTFPTQTPFTATPTFPTQTPFTATPTFPSQTPFTATPTFQAQAPFPAPPSFPVQTQFGAQNPFPPQPPFPAQPFPYSLPAEPPKSTAPEPQEAASRSSTPQSLGARDQASPPLFQSRCSSPLQLNLLQLEETPRSVEKQDTSAPPAAGPVEKGSTASPAKPDKELQQASSQGDGQQSDANSTLSDLLEILLQEDSRSGTGSATSGSLGSGSNVCGTSASGASGSGTGSSHLSNNSSKYFGSIDSSQNSHKAGVRGGGAGAGGGAVELEERQRFIKEVQKVLREDREKLQQMQKKQPRFTEEQKKELVEVHPWMRRGGLPQAIDVKACGCCEEVSPALIEEEPPDLEMGETIEDGHSQKGGEEPQPANPCPGPPPNL; this is encoded by the exons ATGTCTGAAGACTCGGACTCCAAGCCGTACCTGTTCTCCGGCCTGGAGGGCCAGGACGGGGCGGCGGCCGCCTGCGGCTCCATGTCCCAGCTGCACCGCATGGGCGGCTTCGGCGAGGGCCGCGACCTGGGCCTGGCCTCGGAGGGCAGCGACAGCAGCAGCCAGGACCCCGGCGCCTCGCCGCACAGCGACCGGAAGCGGGCCCGCTCGCTGCACGAGGAGGACGTGGAGATGAAGAGCAGCGGCTCCAGCGGCAGCGGCACCGAGTCGCACGGCAACGAGTCGCACGGCAACGACTCCCACGGCAACGAGTCGCACGGCAACGAGTCGACGGGCAGCTCCAACGGCAACAGCAAGGACTCCGCCCTGCTGGAGTCGTCTGGGAGCAACAAGAG CTCGAACTCCCACAGTCCGTCCCCGCCCAGCAGCTCCAACGCCTTCAGCCTCCTCTCCGCCAGCTCCGAGCACGACAACCCCTCCACCAGCGGCTGCAG CAGTGAAGAATCTGCCAAGGCCAAAACGCAGAAAGAGCTGATCAAGACTCTGAAGGAGCTGAAACTCCACCTGCCAGCAGAGAAGAGGCACAAAGGGAGCAAGTCCAGCACCCTCAACACCCTCAAGTACGCCCTACGCTGCGTCAAGCAGGTGGAAG CCAATGAGGAGTACTACCAGCTGCTGATGATAAATGACAGTCAGCCATCAGGCCTGGATGTGTCCTCCTACACCATAGAGGAGATCGATGGCATCACCTCCGAATATACCCTAAAAAACACG GATATCTTTGCGGTAGCAGTGTCCCTGATCACGGGCAAGATCGTGTACATCTCGGACCAGGCGGCCTCCATCCTGAACTGCAAACGGGACGTCTTCAAGAACGCCAAATTCGTGGAGTTCCTGACCCCGCAGGATGTCAGTGTCTTCTACAGCTTCACCACGCCCTACCGCCTGCCCTCCTGGAGCATGTGCACCGGTGCAG AGTCCTCTCCGTCAGATTGCATGCAGGAGAAGTCCTTCTTCTGCCGTATCAG CGGGGGCAGGGAGCGGGAGGGGGACCTGCAGTACTACCCCTTCCGCATGACGCCCTACCTGATGAAGGTGCAGGACACGGAGCACGCCGAAGACCAGTTCTGCTGCCTCCTGCTGGCCGAGAGGGTGCACTCCGGATACGAAG CTCCCAGAATCCCCACAGATAAGCGGATCTTCAccaccacgcacacaccaggCTGCGTGTTCCAGGATGTAGATGAGAG GGCTGTTCCTTTGCTGGGCTTCCTGCCCCAGGATCTGATCGGTACCCCGGTCCTGCTCCATCTGCACCCCAACGATCGGCCGATCATGCTGGCTATCCACAGGAAGA TCCTGCAGTACGCGGGCCAGCCCTTCGACCACTCGTCCATCCGCTTCTGCGCCCGCAACGGCGAGTACGTCACCATCGACACCAGCTGGTCCAGCTTCGTCAACCCCTGGAGCCGCAAGGTGTCCTTCGTCATCGGCAGGCACAAAGTCCGCAT GGGTCCTGTGAACGAAGATGTGTTTGCAGCCCCTCCCTTCACAGAGGGGAAGACCATGGACTCCGACATCCAGGAGATCACAGAGCAGATCCACAGACTACTGCTGCAG CCGGTGCACAATAACGGGTCCAGCGGCTACGGCAGCCTGGGCAGCAACGAGCACCTCCTGAGTGTGGCCTCGTCCAGCGACAGCAACGGGGGGCGGGCgcggcaggaggaggaggagtctcACAAGGCCAAGCCG CGCACCTTCCAGGAGATATGCAAAGGTGTCCACATGCAGAAGAGCCAGGACCAGCAAGGGCTCATGGGATTTGCTGGCAAACCGGAGCCCAAGAGGGGCTTTGGCA CAGAGTTCCAGCAGAAGAGCCCTGTGGTGCGGCCCAAGGACTCGGCCGCGCCCCTGATGGGGAAGGAGAACGTGGCCTGCATGGAGGACAGGGCGGCCGTGCACGAGGAGCTGGCCTACAAGGACCAGACCGTGTACTCCTACCAGCAGATCAGCTGCCTGGACAGCGTCATCAG GTACCTAGAGAGCTGCAGCATTCCAATCACGGTGAAGAGGAAGTGCGAGTCGTCCTCCAACACCACCTCCTCCAACTCTGACGAGGACAAGCAGAAAGCCCCAGACAACGCCATGCAGGTGTCCGAAG cAGAACCTGAGCTCTTAGAGGCCGAGCCCAGGGGCCTCCCTTCTATGAAGGCGCACAAAAAGCCGTCCCCCGCGGCGGTGGGCTCCTCCCTCGCACCCCTGGCCCTGCCCAGCAAGGCGGAGAGCGTGGTCTCCATCACCAGCCAGTGTAGCTACAGTAGCACCATCGTTCATGTGGGAGACAAGAAACCCCAGCCGGAATCGg AAATCATCGAGGATGTGGCTGGAACAGGAGAAGCAGGGGAAGGTGCTGgtccagccccgcccccgagCGCCGTGTCTCCGCCCACCCAGGAGAGGGAGGCCTATAAGAAGCTGGGCCTCACCAAGCAGGTGCTGGCTGCGCACACGCAGAAGGAGGAGCAGGCCTTCCTGTGCCGCTTCCGGGAGCTGCGCGGCGTCAGAGCCTTCCAGGCAGACTGCTCCCACTACCTGGACCGACACCGCGGCCAGCCTCCCACAGAGG cagcgGCTGCCACTCGAGGGCGCAAACAAGGTGGCGGGGCGGAGCCCGCGAGCAGGCGCGGCGGACGCAACAAGAAGACCAAGTCCAAGCGCATGAAGCAGCAGGAGTCGTCCGACAGCACGGTGTCCCACAGGAAGCAGCCCCTGCGACCGCCGCTGCAGAGCCTAAACCAGACGTCCTGGTCGCCCTCGGACACCTCCCAGTCCACGCTCCCCATTCCCTACCCCACCGTCATGTCCGCCTACCCCCTGCAGGTGTACCCCGGGACAGGCCCGGTTGCGCCCAGGGTGGACCCCTCTCTGTCGGGTTTCGGGGACAGCCAGTGCAGCCAGGACCCCCGCCTGACCATGCAGCCCTCGCCCTACTCCACGCCGCTGGTCACGCCCATGGTGGCCCTTGTGCTGCCCAATTACATGTTCCCCCAGATGGGGAGCACCCCACGCCAGCCCTTCTACCCAGAGCAGACAAACTTTCCTCCCCAGCCCACGTTCCCCACGCAGACGCCGTTCACAGCCACGCCCACGTTCCCCACGCAGACGCCGTTCACGGCCACGCCCACGTTCCCCTCGCAGACTCCCTTCACGGCCACGCCCACGTTCCAGGCCCAGGCCCCCTTCCCGGCCCCGCCCTCGTTCCCGGTGCAGACGCAGTTCGGCGCGCAGAACCCTTTCCCCCCGCAGCCCCCGTTCCCGGCCCAGCCGTTCCCCTACAGCCTGCCCGCCGAGCCCCCAAAGAGCACCGCCCCCGAGCCCCAGGAGGCCGCGTCCCGCTCCTCCACGCCGCAGTCGCTGGGCGCCCGCGACCAGGCCTCGCCGCCGCTCTTCCAGTCCCGCTGCAGCTCGCCCCTGCAGCTcaacctgctgcagctggaggagacgCCCCGCTCCGTGGAGAAGCAGGACACTtcggcgccccctgctgccgGCCCGGTGGAGAAGGGGAGCACAGCCAGCCCTGCCAAACCTGACAAAGAGCTCCAGCAG GCGAGCTCCCAGGGTGACGGTCAGCAGAGTGACGCAAACTCCACCCTCAGCGACCTGCTGGAGATCCTGCTCCAGGAGGACTCCCGCTCCGGGACGGGCTCCGCCACCTCCGGCTCACTGGGCTCCGGCTCCAACGTCTGCGGCACCTCGGCCAGCGGAGCCTCGGGCAGCGGCACGG GGAGCAGCCACCtgagcaacaacagcagcaagtACTTCGGCAGCATCGACTCGTCCCAGAATAGCCACAAGGCCGGGGTgcgcgggggcggggccggggccggGGGCGGAGccgtggagctggaggagcggCAGCGCTTCATCAA GGAGGTACAGAAGGTGCTTAGGGAGGACCGGGAGAAGCTGCAGCAGATGCAGAAGAAACAGCCACGCTTCACCGAGGAGCAGAAGAAGGAGCTGGTGGAGGTGCACCCCTGGATGAGGAGAGGCGGCCTGCCGCAAGCCATCGACGTGAAG GCTTGTGGGTGCTGTGAGGAAGTCTCCCCAGCCCTGATTGAGGAGGAGCCGCCGGACCTGGAGATGGGGGAGACTATCGAAGACGGACATTCCCAGAAGGGCGGAGAGGAGCCCCAGCCGGCCAACCCCTGCCCTGGCCCACCTCCCAACCTTTGA
- the per2 gene encoding period circadian protein homolog 2 isoform X1, which translates to MSEDSDSKPYLFSGLEGQDGAAAACGSMSQLHRMGGFGEGRDLGLASEGSDSSSQDPGASPHSDRKRARSLHEEDVEMKSSGSSGSGTESHGNESHGNDSHGNESHGNESTGSSNGNSKDSALLESSGSNKSSNSHSPSPPSSSNAFSLLSASSEHDNPSTSGCSSEESAKAKTQKELIKTLKELKLHLPAEKRHKGSKSSTLNTLKYALRCVKQVEANEEYYQLLMINDSQPSGLDVSSYTIEEIDGITSEYTLKNTDIFAVAVSLITGKIVYISDQAASILNCKRDVFKNAKFVEFLTPQDVSVFYSFTTPYRLPSWSMCTGAESSPSDCMQEKSFFCRISGGREREGDLQYYPFRMTPYLMKVQDTEHAEDQFCCLLLAERVHSGYEAPRIPTDKRIFTTTHTPGCVFQDVDERAVPLLGFLPQDLIGTPVLLHLHPNDRPIMLAIHRKILQYAGQPFDHSSIRFCARNGEYVTIDTSWSSFVNPWSRKVSFVIGRHKVRMGPVNEDVFAAPPFTEGKTMDSDIQEITEQIHRLLLQPVHNNGSSGYGSLGSNEHLLSVASSSDSNGGRARQEEEESHKAKPRTFQEICKGVHMQKSQDQQGLMGFAGKPEPKRGFGTEFQQKSPVVRPKDSAAPLMGKENVACMEDRAAVHEELAYKDQTVYSYQQISCLDSVIRYLESCSIPITVKRKCESSSNTTSSNSDEDKQKAPDNAMQVSEAEPELLEAEPRGLPSMKAHKKPSPAAVGSSLAPLALPSKAESVVSITSQCSYSSTIVHVGDKKPQPESEIIEDVAGTGEAGEGAGPAPPPSAVSPPTQEREAYKKLGLTKQVLAAHTQKEEQAFLCRFRELRGVRAFQADCSHYLDRHRGQPPTEAAAATRGRKQGGGAEPASRRGGRNKKTKSKRMKQQESSDSTVSHRKQPLRPPLQSLNQTSWSPSDTSQSTLPIPYPTVMSAYPLQVYPGTGPVAPRVDPSLSGFGDSQCSQDPRLTMQPSPYSTPLVTPMVALVLPNYMFPQMGSTPRQPFYPEQTNFPPQPTFPTQTPFTATPTFPTQTPFTATPTFPSQTPFTATPTFQAQAPFPAPPSFPVQTQFGAQNPFPPQPPFPAQPFPYSLPAEPPKSTAPEPQEAASRSSTPQSLGARDQASPPLFQSRCSSPLQLNLLQLEETPRSVEKQDTSAPPAAGPVEKGSTASPAKPDKELQQASSQGDGQQSDANSTLSDLLEILLQEDSRSGTGSATSGSLGSGSNVCGTSASGASGSGTGSSHLSNNSSKYFGSIDSSQNSHKAGVRGGGAGAGGGAVELEERQRFIKYVLQDPLWLLMANADESVMMTYQLPSREVQKVLREDREKLQQMQKKQPRFTEEQKKELVEVHPWMRRGGLPQAIDVKACGCCEEVSPALIEEEPPDLEMGETIEDGHSQKGGEEPQPANPCPGPPPNL; encoded by the exons ATGTCTGAAGACTCGGACTCCAAGCCGTACCTGTTCTCCGGCCTGGAGGGCCAGGACGGGGCGGCGGCCGCCTGCGGCTCCATGTCCCAGCTGCACCGCATGGGCGGCTTCGGCGAGGGCCGCGACCTGGGCCTGGCCTCGGAGGGCAGCGACAGCAGCAGCCAGGACCCCGGCGCCTCGCCGCACAGCGACCGGAAGCGGGCCCGCTCGCTGCACGAGGAGGACGTGGAGATGAAGAGCAGCGGCTCCAGCGGCAGCGGCACCGAGTCGCACGGCAACGAGTCGCACGGCAACGACTCCCACGGCAACGAGTCGCACGGCAACGAGTCGACGGGCAGCTCCAACGGCAACAGCAAGGACTCCGCCCTGCTGGAGTCGTCTGGGAGCAACAAGAG CTCGAACTCCCACAGTCCGTCCCCGCCCAGCAGCTCCAACGCCTTCAGCCTCCTCTCCGCCAGCTCCGAGCACGACAACCCCTCCACCAGCGGCTGCAG CAGTGAAGAATCTGCCAAGGCCAAAACGCAGAAAGAGCTGATCAAGACTCTGAAGGAGCTGAAACTCCACCTGCCAGCAGAGAAGAGGCACAAAGGGAGCAAGTCCAGCACCCTCAACACCCTCAAGTACGCCCTACGCTGCGTCAAGCAGGTGGAAG CCAATGAGGAGTACTACCAGCTGCTGATGATAAATGACAGTCAGCCATCAGGCCTGGATGTGTCCTCCTACACCATAGAGGAGATCGATGGCATCACCTCCGAATATACCCTAAAAAACACG GATATCTTTGCGGTAGCAGTGTCCCTGATCACGGGCAAGATCGTGTACATCTCGGACCAGGCGGCCTCCATCCTGAACTGCAAACGGGACGTCTTCAAGAACGCCAAATTCGTGGAGTTCCTGACCCCGCAGGATGTCAGTGTCTTCTACAGCTTCACCACGCCCTACCGCCTGCCCTCCTGGAGCATGTGCACCGGTGCAG AGTCCTCTCCGTCAGATTGCATGCAGGAGAAGTCCTTCTTCTGCCGTATCAG CGGGGGCAGGGAGCGGGAGGGGGACCTGCAGTACTACCCCTTCCGCATGACGCCCTACCTGATGAAGGTGCAGGACACGGAGCACGCCGAAGACCAGTTCTGCTGCCTCCTGCTGGCCGAGAGGGTGCACTCCGGATACGAAG CTCCCAGAATCCCCACAGATAAGCGGATCTTCAccaccacgcacacaccaggCTGCGTGTTCCAGGATGTAGATGAGAG GGCTGTTCCTTTGCTGGGCTTCCTGCCCCAGGATCTGATCGGTACCCCGGTCCTGCTCCATCTGCACCCCAACGATCGGCCGATCATGCTGGCTATCCACAGGAAGA TCCTGCAGTACGCGGGCCAGCCCTTCGACCACTCGTCCATCCGCTTCTGCGCCCGCAACGGCGAGTACGTCACCATCGACACCAGCTGGTCCAGCTTCGTCAACCCCTGGAGCCGCAAGGTGTCCTTCGTCATCGGCAGGCACAAAGTCCGCAT GGGTCCTGTGAACGAAGATGTGTTTGCAGCCCCTCCCTTCACAGAGGGGAAGACCATGGACTCCGACATCCAGGAGATCACAGAGCAGATCCACAGACTACTGCTGCAG CCGGTGCACAATAACGGGTCCAGCGGCTACGGCAGCCTGGGCAGCAACGAGCACCTCCTGAGTGTGGCCTCGTCCAGCGACAGCAACGGGGGGCGGGCgcggcaggaggaggaggagtctcACAAGGCCAAGCCG CGCACCTTCCAGGAGATATGCAAAGGTGTCCACATGCAGAAGAGCCAGGACCAGCAAGGGCTCATGGGATTTGCTGGCAAACCGGAGCCCAAGAGGGGCTTTGGCA CAGAGTTCCAGCAGAAGAGCCCTGTGGTGCGGCCCAAGGACTCGGCCGCGCCCCTGATGGGGAAGGAGAACGTGGCCTGCATGGAGGACAGGGCGGCCGTGCACGAGGAGCTGGCCTACAAGGACCAGACCGTGTACTCCTACCAGCAGATCAGCTGCCTGGACAGCGTCATCAG GTACCTAGAGAGCTGCAGCATTCCAATCACGGTGAAGAGGAAGTGCGAGTCGTCCTCCAACACCACCTCCTCCAACTCTGACGAGGACAAGCAGAAAGCCCCAGACAACGCCATGCAGGTGTCCGAAG cAGAACCTGAGCTCTTAGAGGCCGAGCCCAGGGGCCTCCCTTCTATGAAGGCGCACAAAAAGCCGTCCCCCGCGGCGGTGGGCTCCTCCCTCGCACCCCTGGCCCTGCCCAGCAAGGCGGAGAGCGTGGTCTCCATCACCAGCCAGTGTAGCTACAGTAGCACCATCGTTCATGTGGGAGACAAGAAACCCCAGCCGGAATCGg AAATCATCGAGGATGTGGCTGGAACAGGAGAAGCAGGGGAAGGTGCTGgtccagccccgcccccgagCGCCGTGTCTCCGCCCACCCAGGAGAGGGAGGCCTATAAGAAGCTGGGCCTCACCAAGCAGGTGCTGGCTGCGCACACGCAGAAGGAGGAGCAGGCCTTCCTGTGCCGCTTCCGGGAGCTGCGCGGCGTCAGAGCCTTCCAGGCAGACTGCTCCCACTACCTGGACCGACACCGCGGCCAGCCTCCCACAGAGG cagcgGCTGCCACTCGAGGGCGCAAACAAGGTGGCGGGGCGGAGCCCGCGAGCAGGCGCGGCGGACGCAACAAGAAGACCAAGTCCAAGCGCATGAAGCAGCAGGAGTCGTCCGACAGCACGGTGTCCCACAGGAAGCAGCCCCTGCGACCGCCGCTGCAGAGCCTAAACCAGACGTCCTGGTCGCCCTCGGACACCTCCCAGTCCACGCTCCCCATTCCCTACCCCACCGTCATGTCCGCCTACCCCCTGCAGGTGTACCCCGGGACAGGCCCGGTTGCGCCCAGGGTGGACCCCTCTCTGTCGGGTTTCGGGGACAGCCAGTGCAGCCAGGACCCCCGCCTGACCATGCAGCCCTCGCCCTACTCCACGCCGCTGGTCACGCCCATGGTGGCCCTTGTGCTGCCCAATTACATGTTCCCCCAGATGGGGAGCACCCCACGCCAGCCCTTCTACCCAGAGCAGACAAACTTTCCTCCCCAGCCCACGTTCCCCACGCAGACGCCGTTCACAGCCACGCCCACGTTCCCCACGCAGACGCCGTTCACGGCCACGCCCACGTTCCCCTCGCAGACTCCCTTCACGGCCACGCCCACGTTCCAGGCCCAGGCCCCCTTCCCGGCCCCGCCCTCGTTCCCGGTGCAGACGCAGTTCGGCGCGCAGAACCCTTTCCCCCCGCAGCCCCCGTTCCCGGCCCAGCCGTTCCCCTACAGCCTGCCCGCCGAGCCCCCAAAGAGCACCGCCCCCGAGCCCCAGGAGGCCGCGTCCCGCTCCTCCACGCCGCAGTCGCTGGGCGCCCGCGACCAGGCCTCGCCGCCGCTCTTCCAGTCCCGCTGCAGCTCGCCCCTGCAGCTcaacctgctgcagctggaggagacgCCCCGCTCCGTGGAGAAGCAGGACACTtcggcgccccctgctgccgGCCCGGTGGAGAAGGGGAGCACAGCCAGCCCTGCCAAACCTGACAAAGAGCTCCAGCAG GCGAGCTCCCAGGGTGACGGTCAGCAGAGTGACGCAAACTCCACCCTCAGCGACCTGCTGGAGATCCTGCTCCAGGAGGACTCCCGCTCCGGGACGGGCTCCGCCACCTCCGGCTCACTGGGCTCCGGCTCCAACGTCTGCGGCACCTCGGCCAGCGGAGCCTCGGGCAGCGGCACGG GGAGCAGCCACCtgagcaacaacagcagcaagtACTTCGGCAGCATCGACTCGTCCCAGAATAGCCACAAGGCCGGGGTgcgcgggggcggggccggggccggGGGCGGAGccgtggagctggaggagcggCAGCGCTTCATCAAGTACGTACTGCAGGACCCGCTCTGGCTGCTCATGGCCAACGCCGATGAGTCCGTCATGATGACCTACCAGCTCCCCTCGCG GGAGGTACAGAAGGTGCTTAGGGAGGACCGGGAGAAGCTGCAGCAGATGCAGAAGAAACAGCCACGCTTCACCGAGGAGCAGAAGAAGGAGCTGGTGGAGGTGCACCCCTGGATGAGGAGAGGCGGCCTGCCGCAAGCCATCGACGTGAAG GCTTGTGGGTGCTGTGAGGAAGTCTCCCCAGCCCTGATTGAGGAGGAGCCGCCGGACCTGGAGATGGGGGAGACTATCGAAGACGGACATTCCCAGAAGGGCGGAGAGGAGCCCCAGCCGGCCAACCCCTGCCCTGGCCCACCTCCCAACCTTTGA